The following coding sequences lie in one Arachis ipaensis cultivar K30076 chromosome B05, Araip1.1, whole genome shotgun sequence genomic window:
- the LOC107642222 gene encoding protein DETOXIFICATION 35-like has protein sequence MVGYINLACYYIFGLSLGYFLGFIQHFGVKGLWGGTLSGSIIQILVITVIIWRTNWTKQVEQTANRMQKWSPKGIRKEMI, from the exons ATGGTTGGATACATAAACTTGGCATGTTATTACATTTTTGGACTCTCACTTGGCTATTTTCTTGGTTTCATTCAACATTTTGGTGTGAAG GGGCTATGGGGAGGGACACTGTCCGGAAGTATTATTCAGATTTTGGTCATCACAGTTATTATTTGGAGAACCAACTGGACCAAACAG GTGGAGCAAACAGCTAATCGCATGCAAAAGTGGAGCCCCAAGGGAATCCGAAAAGAGatgatataa